In Ananas comosus cultivar F153 linkage group 7, ASM154086v1, whole genome shotgun sequence, the sequence GCTCAACCTTGCCGAGACAAGCTTCTTGGCTGAAGGCTTAGAGGCGCGTTGGAAAAGATTGAGGCGAGCGGTACCAGAGGAATTTCTACAGCTCTTCGACATCGGTTATGCTGCCTTTTGCTGGGAAatctagaaagagagaaacaggAGAATCCTCGAAAACCGGCATGTTAGCTTCGAGACACTAGGGAGAACCATCCATCGGACTGTCCTATTTTGGAAGGGGGTATTAGAAGGGTTTGAGCCTTAACTCTCGCTCTCTTCACTTCCGGGGAAAAGTTACTCTTGTAGTGTTGGGTGTGTACTCTAACGGGTCCTCGGACTGCTCTACCTTCTGTAAAATAGGGTTAACccctgtttaataaaaaaaaaaaagatcaccaGGCGTCTGAAATTCTTAAAAATTCTTCTGTTCCGTTCCAACCAGACAGTCCACCACGTCGCGGCAATAGATGCTAGCTCTCTAATACCTATTGCACCTCCTTCCGCCTACTTTCCTCCCAAAGTGAACAGACCGACGTATAATTGGACAGAAACAGCTTGTTCGGGagtaaatttgaaatatctttTATTGGTTTTGACTTTAGGTAAAACTATGTGTAATGTGATTTAGCCTGGATTACAGCAAATTAATCAGTGGCTCCACCACGTACAATGTTTATAGTGCATGTATAAtagtaaagttttttttaaaaaaaagaaaaaagtatcatgtcattcatttcatttattttcttagaaataaaattagctaggAATATGAACTTGTCATATTCAGCAGCCGTATCCATGTTGCTTAGGCTTGCGAAAATTCTAGGAGAGTCTAGAATCCATTaaaataatcataaaattttcCTTTCCCACTGTACGTACTTATATAAGATGTAGTTGTGACATATCCGGCATTTATATACTCCAATCGTTTATGCAGTAGTTTATTTAACTGAAACATCTTAATTGGATGTTAAAAACATCTATCAAGATCCAGATATATCATTTTACTTTGAACAAATAAGTACCTTTGGACTGATCTAGAATTTTTGAAGTTGGTACTATTAGGCATTGTTTGGTTGAGGGATAAAGTGGGAATAGACCACTTTATCCCTctaattcatccaaacactagaAGGCTTGATGAGTTTATTTAATccccctcttaacgggttattctagaataacccgttaagagtggggaattgttgttccacccttttggtggaataacaatttcttctctttatgcctttactaatttaataaaaaatattattaataaatgtattatataatattttattaattaattaactaaattaataattaatttagtaataaaatattggctaaattaataactatttattaaagtttaaaatttaaaattttaattttttaaaattgtaaatttgagattttaaaattttaaaatttaaaagtttatattttaaattctaaaatataaatataaaatataaaaatttaaattctaatataaagaaagggataataccattattttttatttatactacccactttaattcttattccatcttatctaaccaaacgctattttttttattccgaggaataacccaattttcatccaaacacaaaattgatataatccccgcttataccttaatttatacctatccctggaatagctactttttgcttattcccgaaccaaacaataCCTTAGAATATTACATATTAATTTTCAACATCTTTTACTTTGAAATAACTAAATTAAGTGGTAGTACGACTTTCCAATTTTAGATGTGAGGCATCTATTTATGTCTAACGCGCACACAAGAGGCTAAGTGTTTGAGAAATAAATGTCTAGCTAGAGCTAGCCTTCAATTGGAGTGGAAACCAAACTTTGAAACTTGTAAATGTAGGAAACTAAATGTCTAATTTAAAGGACTTCGACAAGAAGAATTAATACTTCTTTACATGCATCGATTATCCTACTTTTTGGCATAACTCCTAGTTCgtaaagccttttttttttttgcctactCTAAAACCAAAAAGTTATGCATTTGATgaataaatccaaaatttttgcTACAGTAGAAAGcagcaaaaataaaaggttttgcATTTGACGACCAATTCGAACTATGTGGCACAAATAATGATAAGGTGATTTCCAAAAATCTCGTAATATGATATACATAGGNACTCTAAAACCAAAAAGTTATGCATTTGATgaataaatccaaaatttttgcTACAGTAGAAAGcagcaaaaataaaaggttttgcATTTGACGACCAATTCGGAACTATGTGGCACAAATAATGATAAGGTGATTTCCAAAAATCTCGTAATATGATATACATAGGTAATATGATACTAGAAAAgttcttgttattattattattattattattattattattatgtatgtatgtatataacaTTTTTGTAGAGTATCCAACACATATGAATGTATGTGTTTTGAGTGGTATATCTGTATCTTATATTACGAAGCAGGTACATACTAGCATAAATAACTTATATGTGCAccataaatttcaaacttttgttTCTAGCAATAGCAAGAAGCTAGCTATAGCtataagaaaagagaaggaaacaATTATACATCAAATTCATACCACTTCTTCTTTTACACTACTATATTAAAATCATTTACGAAATACAGAATTCGATGCAACTCCAAAAGAACAATGAAATAACAAACAGTAATTCTCTTATTATCATAAACCACAATATACAGAAGGAAAAGAAATACTACCGCGcgctgctatatatatatatattaattgctAGTAGTGCTAATACTTCGATTattgttaaacataatttttctaaagcTCTATTTATTCTTATTCTGAAATCTCAGCTATTCTCGCGAGCTCTGGCCTCCACTGCCTCTTCTTTTCCTCGACTCGCACACTACCGATGCTCAAAAGGTTCTCAAGAACATATTGCTTAGGCAATTTCCCACTCTCCACCGTCGCAAGCAATTCCTTCAACTGCTTCTTAGTGATCCTGATCTTTACGATAGTCGAACCATTCCCTCTTTCCTCATCGTCAACCCATGTCGCAACCCGTTGGCCATGCAAACAATTTCCCATAGGTGTGTACGTAGAAAGGTCTtactcttttttccttttttttctctctctctctcttcctctcttatTTGCTTGTTAGGTTTCAAATGTTGTATTGCATGTAGGAAATTAACAAGATATATCTAGGGGCTCTATATATAGTGGTGGGAGAGAGTAACTGTGCTGGGGAAAATTAATGTGGTGGAATTAGCTCCACCTGATACAAAATAACGTACACGTGGTAACTAATTAgcgaaatattttaattttggacGCATCTTGGTAAGGTTCAACCTACACAGCTGAGTATGCCGGGAATTTGGTCGGTTTTGATTCAGTCAACTACACCAACTTTATAGCCGTCCACAGAACCATGTTACTTCTGTATATGAAAGGCATTAATTTTTTGGTAAAAGCATATGATATTGCTAATTAAgagtaaaataatatgattaaatacCTTTGCATACAAAAACTTAGCCGTAAGAGAAGCCCTTGTATACAGTAGATCACAATAGAACAATTAATCTCCTCCATCAACAACACTTGTGATTCTTAACTAATTTGAGATTAACTTATTTACGATCTAAAGTAGGAAGAAATTAAGGTCTATCAAATTTACTGTAGCTTTCATTATCATCTCTACGTAACGCTGtaactatatatatcataaaaatcaaattaattaatggtcTCACTAACATAATCGACACGACAAGATAACTTTCCCCTCAGAtagttttatttaattagacGTTTTTCTAAGCAAGAAACCTatcatttctttattttttttcaaaaaaaaattctttttcaacTTAATGGACGTTTGAGAATACAACCTTCTCGATCGAGCACACTGATTAATTAAGCTttagaattttagaattttagccAATGTACGTAACTTCGTTGAACACCTTCGCCCTAGCTAGTTATTCAAATATTACCTCATCATCTTTTTCTTGTAAAGCGTGAGAACCCTATAAAGCTGTCCAATCCACGTGAAACATTTGCTTGGACCAAGTGAATCACACATCAGCCGTGGTCCAGTACAGTACTagtacttttgtttttttatctgCCCCTTTGAAGCCTCAGATTCGTTTTCTTTGGAGAATATTACTACTCAAAATGACTAAAAATATCAGTATATATCTCTTGCTTCATTCGCAGCACTTCATGGCAAGATCTGTGCTGATGCCCAAAGGATTACTCTTTCTTAAGATGAGTACGTAAAACCAAACATGGGATGTACAGCAATATCCTAGCTACCAGGGTGCACAGctggtggaccaggtccagtTGACATATAtttagaatgttttttttttttaaagtaatgtATTGAGAAAGTGAACTTAGCTACAGAGATGAAGCAACTAGAGCTCTGAAAGAAATGGGACCCTGTGAAACACGTTTAGAGTCAATTGGAAGAATAGACCAGCTGCTCTTATTGCCCCACCAACCACTTGACTTTACTTTCGACAAGGATAGGATCTGAAGTagtttcctaaaaaaaaaaaatagtatgtttCTCTCTAGCCAGATCACACACTAGCTTAATTACGGCTAACGCCTAACGTACACAACCTCTTCGTCCAAATAAACCTGAGAACATCTCTCGTGCATCGAACTTTCCCAAAGGTCCCTAACATCCTTTACAAAAACTGCTGCTCATGCACCCCCTCAAAGGACATCGACAGGATGTATTGGCTAAAGACACACCTCAAAAAGAGGTGATCCACCGTCTCGGAACCGTCCTCGCAAAGTACACAGAACGGTCCCCCGACCATCCCCTCTTAGGGAGGTTATCTATTGTGGTGGATTTTATTTTGAGGACCAGACAGATGAAAAGGTGTactttcataattattttcagACTCCAGATCCTCTTGGACAGATCATCTCTTATACTCTTGTCAATAAGCATCGTATATGCAGACTTAACCGTGAACCTATCGCCCGTGTTTCATCGCCAACAGATACCATCCGTCCTATTCTCAACTCTAAGTTGAAAAGTTTATTCTTAAGTTTACATATTCCTACGTCGCAGCCCTGTCCTCTCACTTGGAAGCCCCTCGAGATCTTACACCACCTCCATGCATCCTCTACTAGATATTTAAAATGTTCATGAACGGCGCCCATAGAGATTTCGAAAAAGAACAATTAATGAATAAGGACGTATTCCGTTGTTTTGATTATCCTTGCTTAACGCCCATAAATTAGACCCCAAACAACCCCTTTTCTCTAATTTGTCTGCTgtgatcaaaatcaaatttttacctTCTCCTCTAGATAGATTCATTCCCCCAGGTTATTCCATGCATGtgaaaggaatatatatatatatatatatatatatatatatatagaattaggctactatactatcggtagcacggagcgctccgtgctaccaagttgttttcgatgatgcggcttccaaattgacgatcggctcagttagacttgatctacactattgaaagtatttagaaactaaatttcataatttttcgatatcatttacctatcaaacaagtagtctaaaattgaacggctgaaaataaaaatctcatNAaaaaacatacatacatatatatatatatatatatatatatatatatatatatatatatatatatatatatatatatatatatattattgaaacaaaaaaagaaagcaaaaaagaaagacaGTGAAGAGTACGTTTTGAATGCATGGTCAAATTAAACTTATATAATGACACGTTTGTATTGAAAGAAGATCAGCTAGagagaaattttaatttctttcacCTTACAAGATTGTTAAGTTACGTACGCACGCAATGGAGTCTTGTTTCGGTGACATCACGATTTACCATTTTGcacgactttttttttctttttttttcttggtgaAAGTTACCTTTTAGAAAAGGAGTATTTGAAACAACAAGTTATTGGGGTGACTTTATGTGTTCGTAATTTGGAAATTTGTTTGATTAGTCACTGTTCGATTTAATTGGAAGCAGTGTCCTAACTCAAACAATTCTCTTATATCCtataaactataataattaacaaggaaaaaaagaaaaacttaatatatataatacttgtCACCATATCAGGTTATTCAGAGTTCCATGTCATTAATTGTCCAAGGACAACCTTATTTATTCATGATTAATTGGTTTCTTTCATTGGTGGTTAAGTTATTTACTTTTCGAAAATATTGTGTAAACAACCCTAGCAGTTTAGCTTTCACAAAGAGTTTGTGCCAAAGGGGAGTTTGGTTCACgtaaaacaaatcaaaaattattttcggtatGAAAAATACTTGCCCCTTTATTTAGTTCAGCGTGAAAacattttttcataaaaaaatttttacggATTTGAAAAAAGTTGATATTTTTGTTTGTTACTATTTTTttgacggaaaaaaaaattcaaactgcataaaattttttttattcattttttttcaccatgaaccaaataaatgtgaatttttttctttcaaccaaataaatattgatgaaaaaaaaaaatttctacaaaccaaacaataaaaggcgtaaaaaaaaaaattccatcaaaaatttttttcacgaaaaattattttttacgatTTTACATTGAACCAAAATGACTCTTAAGTCATTTGAATTAAGATATCCTTGCCAGGACGCTTCGAGCATACagaacgaaaaaataaaaataaaaaatgaaaaaaaatcccCAAAGTATATATGACACAAATAGAAACTATTTTATGCACTCACCAACCAcgtgtaatttatttttattgaaatatcCCAAAGGCGTGTGGTAGCCACGCGCCTcgtcaatatttaattaattcatagatTTATGGGCGCCCTTTTGAAACGTAAGTTTCTATTTTACACTGTGAGTCAAAAGTTACAACCTACATAGCTACATCACTGTAAAAGTACACCTCACTTTGTTTCTAcctctataaaaaaaaacttaatataaaaatattttttagatgaTGCTTAAAAAAAGCATTTCCaagtatttttataatatagtaaatataaaTGCGTATTAAATAAAAGATGGGAAGTGCGATCAAATCTTAATGTTGCTGGTGTACTCAGTCTCGTTCTTCAGGCCTAGCTGGGCTGAGCCTTTTAAGTCGAAAGGCCAAATTAGTTGATCCGATCTAACCCAAACACGCCTGTTATAGGGCCAGGGCCGAACCATGCATGGCCTGGCCCAAAACTGGACTAGCCAGAGTTTTGCTCAGGTTTGGTTGCACCATTTTCATATTGATATAAGATTCCATAGAAGTGGACAAACCAAgtacaacaaatatatatacagtagCAGGTTAACCAAAACACTTTTTAAGTTCACTTAAATGCCTTATCATGACATTCATTAGCGTGCTCAGGAAAAGAATTAAACAAACAACGCAACCATTATCCCAAAAGCATCCATTTTGAGTTCAAAACTAAGTATAAAGCTCAACTGTTTCTACCCTCTTTCACTTGTCTTACACACAACTAGCCATGTGACCTAAACATATATCTTAAGTTGCATGCTTTTAACTAGTAACTTATTTAAATGTGATCATGTCGATACCTAATCTTTTGAGGCCTATAAAGTGACTTCAAACAGTGTTCTATGGAGCGCAAATTGCGTAGCGTAATTGGCGCGGTTCATGGTAACGAAAGAAACAAGTATGAAGTGTCTTTCACTATGCCTTCTTTTAAGCTTGCTGAGCTTCTCAGGGGCCGATCTCGAGTTGGGCTTTTACGAAATAACTTGCCCTAATGCGGAAAAGATCATATTCGAGTATGTCAAGGAACACATATCGAAAACGCCATCGTTGGCCGCCCCACTCCTTAGGATGCACTTCCATGACTGTTTTGTTAGGGTACTTCTTTCTCGCATCTCTCTGCGCAACTGTTATTAGCAGTAAGTTATTGTTAAAGAATGTTTTCGAATCCTACAGGGTTGTGATGCTTCGGTTTTGATCGATTCCACGAGCAAAAATAAAGCGGAGAAAGCGGCATTTCCAAATCAAAGCCTTCGAGGTTTCGACTTCGTCGACCGAGTGAAGAGTTTGCTCGAAAAGGAATGCCCTGGTGTTGTTTCCTGCGCTGATATAATCGCCTTAATTGCGAGAGATTCTGTTTTAGTCACAGTTAAGTATACAAATCTTATTAATGTATGTTAACTATAAGTTATACTTTAAACAATAATAGGATACTTAGAAACTTATAATTCTCTTTAGTACCTATTGTGCTTAAGTTTCTTTCTATTAACTCTATAAGTTTCTCAGGGAGGACCCTTCTGGAATGTTCCGACCGGACGAAGAGACGGGCTGATATCGAATTCCACGGAGGCCTCGAACAACCTTCCGGCCCCGACATTCAATTTCACTTCCCTCCAAAGATCTTTTGCTAGCAAAGGGCTAAATCTAAAAGACTTGGTAGTGTTATCTGGTAAGTTTAATTTCTTGTACTAAATTTGTTCACTGTGTTAACATAAGTTCCTAATTTAGTATTTGTAATTGCCACACACTATCTCTTATCTCTAGGTGCTCACACAATTGGAGTCTCGCATTGCACATCGTTCGACAAGCGCCTTTACAATTTTACAGGGAAAGGCGATCAAGACCCTTCGTTGGATAAGTTTTACGCTTGGAATTTGAAGAAGAACAAGTGTAAATTCCTCAACGACACGAAAACTATCGTCGAAATGGACCCAGGTAGTCACAGGACCTTTGATCTTGGATACTACAAGCACTTAATGCAAAGAAGGGGCCTATTCCGATCGGACGAAGCTCTTATGACAAACCCTGTGACTAAGTCCTACATAACTCAAATTCTCAGTAGTCCTCTTGAAGAGTTCTTTAAAGAATTCGCGTTATCTATGGAGAAGATGGGGAGAATTGAGGTTAAGACAGGATCATTTGGCGAAATAAGAACAAATTGCGCGGTTCGAAATAGCTAAATTTGTTCAAATCATTGGTTTAAGCAATTTGAATTTGTCGCTTTAGTGTAAAAGTTGAAAACTAGCTTGTTTCCAGGAAGGTTGGATCAAAAGCTTGTCCATAAATGTTTGATTTTTAATGCATGTGTCACGCCGATCGACTCATTAATAACGTTCTAGATTATATTCTTTCGTACATGAATCATTATTCTTCCATGAATTCGACTTCGATCTAAAACTCACAGCGAGGAATTTGACAATAAGCGCATCTTagtatataaatacatatatctTGTGCGTACTCGATCAGTAACAAAATACATTTCTTAGATGCTGTGACCACGTACTTAAAAAGTACAAGATCAATTCTCGGGGCCAAAATTTGCAGTCGAACTATTCGACGTCGCATTATTTACCACCCGACAATTCAATCTGATCTCTCCCTCTTGACCTGTTAGCACCCCGATGCTACCGAGCTTGATCATGGACTTTGCGAACTGATTCAAGAATGTCCCTGGATTGTTCGCGTATTGTGCCGCCAATTTACTCGTGACGTCGGTGAAGGCCAACTCCTGGTCTATCTGAAGAACAGCTTTTTCGTTAAGCGAAGCATGGTACAGCGAATTGTCGAAATGAAATGGTGTGGAGGAGACTTGATTCATGAACACAATTGAGTCCTCAGTGATGTTATCAATTGTTACAAGGTGGGGTGGGCACTTTTGTTGAAGCGTGTTGAGCACATTGGGCTCCATTGTTGGATCAGGTGATCCACTTCCTTTGTAGTCATAGAGCCTATCAATGAAGAATCCACAGTGGCAGAGTCCCATACTATGTGCACCTGtaattatattttcaatatatatatatatataggacctTATAAATGTTTAAACAGGAAATGCAAGTACACCAAGGGCAATATCACAGAATCAAAAAAGCTTCATTAATTATATGATAATGCATATGACATAATaccttattaattattttatcacCATACAATGCCCAGGCTTAATGAGATGGCACATGGATACACATGCCATAAGTTAAACCAAGGCATAAATAAAGTTTGTTATTGTGATACCATATGATATCACATTGGtgtgacacttgttttcatGCCTAATTAAACAAGGTGCATTCTCCAACATACATAATGATGTTAACTTATCGAAATCGTCGAAATCGATTCTTAATACAGCTTGAAGTGAGTTGTATCATATCACATAACTAGAAAAtaagtatatatgtataattttttattttctcatccTCAAGTGAGAAACTGTAGAATCTAACTCACGCATATAGGAGGCAAGTAAGAAGATCTAATAACATACTATCAAACTCACCAAGTAATGTAGTGAGATCCACTAAGTCAAGATTGACACTTTGGAATGCAGCTAGGGCTTGATCGACGGAGAACGACGGGCTTGGTAGATGAGCATCAGCCAGAGTTGAGACCGTGCCGTCCCGCCTCCCTGTCGGAAGAGCATATGCAGGGCCTCCTGCTAATGCCACTCCATCTCTCGCGGCCAAAGCTAACATATCTGCACAAGAAACTACTCCACTACACTCCTTCTCGAGCTCCGTATTTATTTCATCAATCACGTCATACGTTCTCAACGTCAGGTTCGGGGGAGCTTCTTTCTCTGCTATGTTATCATCTGTGCTATCGATAAGAACCGAACCGTCGCAGCCCTACAGTAGAAAAAAGGTGAATATATACTTTTAGGTGGCTCCTTGGCTTAGGTACTGAGTTTGTTAGAGACCACTAACAAAATTATCAACTTGAACATTTGACTCTACTATAGCTAGAAAAATGTTGGAAAACTTAGAACCGAAAAACTAGTGCTGGTTTTTTGAGTAGTTCTTTTCAAACAGCATTTCTGTCGAGAACTCCAACCGCGCCTATCAGGTTGTAAAGAACCATGGAAGTTAAAGTAGTATTTAGCTTCTTAGAAGAATGAGATCAAAGTGAAGTTGGTATCGTACCCTAACAAAACAATCGTGGAAATGGAGTCGAAGAAGGCCGGCGGGGACTGACGGGTCTTGCTGAAAATGCCTTTGGACTACTTGTTGAACTATGATCTCAACTCTAGGGCATGATTCACTGTAGAAATGGACCTGCAGAGAGAGTGCAGTAGTAGCACTATGAGCTAGAAGAAGTGTAATTAACAGGTAGAGAGTTGCCATGGAGAGAAGCTTCCACATATGCTACCTGTTCTGATGAAAAAAGCTTCAGAAGCTGATATATACTATAATGTAAGCGTTTTTGAGTGCTTTCCTGGGGCTTAGAGAAGCTTCATTAATTCCCACTGGATTCTTCTGCAGCTATATGTGGTGGATTTTACTTGTTCTTTTAATTGTGTTTCTTGGGATGCTAGAGCCAGTTAATTGATTGCTGTAGGATGGCATTGCACATGGATTATATACACATCTATGCATAGTTTATAGTTATATTAAGTACCTACTCATTCTGGGCTACTCAAACAGTACAAAGtgaagattaaaataaaaacaccGATCAACTAAATCGATGATTACCTTTATTTTGATCCGACGAGGACCTATCAGTCTCCCAAACAAAGTTAATTTCAACAAAGCCTTCAGGGTTTGATTTCTGAATACTTATTTGTATAAATTGGATGAAAAGCAGAGTGCATTTAGAAACAGAGTAATGTAAACAAAGGATGCTTATCAGCTTACATCACTGCATAAAAGCAAAGTATCAATTGTTCtaggaaaaaagtaaaaataacaaGTAGAGGCAATGCATCAGAAGACTCTATACAGTAGCGCCTCCGAGCAGAGTtccaaggggaaaaaaaaaattaaaaaaatttaaaaaaaggtgACATTTTACAACTCTCATTTTTCCTCCAGCCGCCGCAGTACAGAGTCTGCAAATATCTTTTGCctgtaagaaaaaatatatctcAAACAGATTACAAACATTACTTGAAATCCTTTTATCTCTATATTGTGCAAGAAATTAACAGATAGATTGcatcaaaaaagaaatatatagatGTTA encodes:
- the LOC109713287 gene encoding peroxidase 3-like; the encoded protein is MVTKETSMKCLSLCLLLSLLSFSGADLELGFYEITCPNAEKIIFEYVKEHISKTPSLAAPLLRMHFHDCFVRGCDASVLIDSTSKNKAEKAAFPNQSLRGFDFVDRVKSLLEKECPGVVSCADIIALIARDSVLVTGGPFWNVPTGRRDGLISNSTEASNNLPAPTFNFTSLQRSFASKGLNLKDLVVLSGAHTIGVSHCTSFDKRLYNFTGKGDQDPSLDKFYAWNLKKNKCKFLNDTKTIVEMDPGSHRTFDLGYYKHLMQRRGLFRSDEALMTNPVTKSYITQILSSPLEEFFKEFALSMEKMGRIEVKTGSFGEIRTNCAVRNS
- the LOC109713117 gene encoding peroxidase 57-like; protein product: MWKLLSMATLYLLITLLLAHSATTALSLQVHFYSESCPRVEIIVQQVVQRHFQQDPSVPAGLLRLHFHDCFVRGCDGSVLIDSTDDNIAEKEAPPNLTLRTYDVIDEINTELEKECSGVVSCADMLALAARDGVALAGGPAYALPTGRRDGTVSTLADAHLPSPSFSVDQALAAFQSVNLDLVDLTTLLGAHSMGLCHCGFFIDRLYDYKGSGSPDPTMEPNVLNTLQQKCPPHLVTIDNITEDSIVFMNQVSSTPFHFDNSLYHASLNEKAVLQIDQELAFTDVTSKLAAQYANNPGTFLNQFAKSMIKLGSIGVLTGQEGEIRLNCRVVNNATSNSSTANFGPEN